Proteins found in one Salinimonas lutimaris genomic segment:
- the chrA gene encoding chromate efflux transporter, whose product MALSTPAPGAWSIFFIFLRLGLTSFGGPVAHLGFFRQEFVDRRRWLSDEGYADLVALCQFLPGPASSQVGLAIGLSRGGYTGALAAWAGFTLPSVIALIVFAMSLTAFGQGLPEGLLAGLKLAAVAVVAQAVWQMAQKLCPDSARRTLMVLAAALMLLFPSVWIQLAIIMAAALAGRALLPAASGDATDDLPVHTRRFTAVGAGAVLLLLLFGLPLVASSSHGLALIDTFYRAGSLVFGGGHVVLPLLQAEVVPAGWVDNHTFMAGYGAAQAVPGPLFTFAAFLGASMEQGIGGVYGGLLATFAIFLPSFLLVIAALPFWQLLRVKPGIRAALNGVNAAVVGLLLAALYDPVWTSAVYGPSDVVLVLLSFTALQIWRVPVWLVVLLTPLAGILLG is encoded by the coding sequence ATGGCTTTGTCTACCCCGGCACCGGGTGCCTGGTCAATTTTCTTTATTTTTCTGCGGCTCGGACTGACTTCGTTTGGCGGGCCGGTGGCACACTTAGGCTTTTTTCGACAAGAGTTTGTGGACCGGCGGCGGTGGCTAAGTGACGAGGGTTATGCCGACTTGGTGGCTTTATGCCAATTTTTGCCCGGTCCGGCCAGCAGTCAGGTGGGGCTGGCTATTGGCTTATCGCGGGGTGGTTATACCGGCGCGCTGGCAGCCTGGGCCGGGTTTACCCTGCCATCAGTCATTGCATTGATCGTGTTTGCCATGAGTCTGACGGCTTTTGGTCAGGGGCTGCCTGAAGGTCTGCTGGCTGGACTGAAGCTGGCCGCCGTGGCGGTGGTGGCACAAGCCGTCTGGCAGATGGCACAGAAACTGTGTCCCGATAGTGCCCGTCGCACGCTGATGGTTCTGGCTGCGGCACTCATGCTGCTATTTCCTTCGGTATGGATCCAACTGGCTATTATTATGGCTGCTGCCCTGGCTGGCAGAGCGCTGTTGCCGGCCGCCTCAGGTGACGCGACCGATGATTTACCGGTACATACCCGCCGCTTCACGGCTGTGGGCGCCGGCGCGGTACTTTTATTACTGCTGTTTGGCCTGCCGCTGGTCGCATCATCCAGTCACGGACTGGCGCTTATTGATACCTTTTACCGGGCAGGCTCGCTGGTATTTGGTGGCGGGCATGTGGTTCTGCCTTTGTTACAGGCAGAGGTGGTGCCGGCTGGCTGGGTTGATAACCACACCTTTATGGCTGGTTATGGCGCGGCGCAGGCCGTGCCGGGCCCATTGTTTACCTTTGCAGCATTTCTGGGCGCGTCGATGGAGCAGGGCATCGGCGGAGTTTATGGAGGCTTGCTGGCAACCTTCGCTATTTTTCTGCCCTCATTTTTACTGGTAATAGCGGCACTGCCGTTTTGGCAGCTACTGCGGGTAAAGCCGGGGATTCGTGCCGCGCTTAACGGGGTCAATGCAGCTGTTGTCGGGTTATTGCTGGCCGCGCTGTATGATCCGGTATGGACCAGTGCGGTATATGGTCCGAGCGATGTGGTACTGGTACTGCTCAGCTTTACCGCATTGCAGATCTGGCGAGTGCCGGTGTGGCTGGTGGTATTGCTGACACCACTGGCAGGAATACTGTTGGGTTAA